A section of the Phaseolus vulgaris cultivar G19833 chromosome 8, P. vulgaris v2.0, whole genome shotgun sequence genome encodes:
- the LOC137824791 gene encoding uncharacterized protein: MVQEETGEGAESAPPLPPAEVSASPASVAAAPDLIAIPPPIMHLMRGFSGGSMPEGSDRKEGMPFYLGAFLAVALEWRAQARNAVLQTQTIQALETRVAALEEEKKILGRQNETYQTILKQAQEAKEEAEKQLAEAVELQVDSYTREVTLQVQVTGLQGVVETYDEVQKVLKSRCCEQADRLERMEGEMATQAKAMGLLQVDYDKLQVEVSRLRVEKEDLEKQVASGDAIIEELEKDKKTLVNDMAGTFEEGFKEALAQAVCENPGIDVSNCDFTHHIVDGKVVPLEMDD; encoded by the coding sequence atggtccaagaggaaacaggcgaaggtgccgaatctgctccacccctgccaccggcagaggtctctGCTTCTCCCGCCTCCGTCGCCGCTGCCCCCGATcttatcgccatccctcctccaattatgcatctgatgaggggcttcagcggtGGATCgatgccagaaggctccgacaggaaggagggaatgcccttctacttgggggccttcttggcggtggcccttgaatggcgcgcccaagcCAGAAACGCTGTTCTGCAGACTCAAACcatccaggccttggaaacaagggtagctgccctggaggaggaaaagaagattttgggacgccaaaacgaaacttaccaaaccATCCTGAAACAGGCGCAAGAGGCCAAAGAAGAGGCTGAaaaacaactggcagaggcggtgGAGCTGCAGGTTGACTCCTACACTCGGGAAGTCACTCTTCAAGTCCAAGTAACAGGCCTCCAGGGCGTGGTCGAAACTTACGATGAAGTCCAAAAGGTCTTGAAGAGCCGATGCTGCGAGCAGGCTGACAgactggagcggatggagggggagatggctacccaggccaaggctatgggccttctccaggttgactacgacaaactgcaggtcgaaGTTAGCCGACTCCGTGTGGAGAAGGAAGATCTAGAGAAACAAGTGGCTTCGGGAGACGCCATCATCGAGGAGTTAGAGAAGGATAAGAAGACCCTCGTCAACGAcatggcgggtaccttcgaggaggggttcaaaGAGGCTCTAGCCCAGGCCGTCTGTGAGAACCCAGGGATCGACGTTTCCAACTGTGATTTCACTCATCACATcgttgacgggaaggtcgtgcccttggagaTGGATGATTGA